One Sphingomonas endolithica genomic window, GTTGACGTCGATCTGGGCGGAGAAATTCGATCATGCCGCGGCGGTGAGCAATTTCGTGGTCGGGCCGCTGACGCTCTTGTCGGGGACGTTCTACTCGGTCGATCGGCTGGCGCCGGCTTTCCAGGCGATCAGCCATGCCAATCCGTTCTTCTACATCATCTCGGGCTTTCGTTACGGGTTCCTCGGCGCGGCCGATTCGCCGGTATGGGTCGGGAGTCTGGTGATCCTGGCGATCGACGTGGCGCTGGGGGCGCTCTGCTATGCGTTGCTGAAGGGTGGCTGGCGGTTGAAGAATTAGGGGGCGACGCAACCTTCCGTCACCCCGGACCCGTTCCGGGGTCCACCGTGCCGCAAAATCGGAAGCCTGAGAGTGTGTGGCGCAGTGGACCCCGGAACAGGTCCGGGGTGACGGGGCGTTTGGGGTAGGGGCTACGCACTGTAGCCCCGCAACACGCAGGGTTTGACGCGCACCGGACAACCCCGGTATCAGCGCGTTCCGGGCGGCCGCTTTGGTCGCCCGTTGCTTTTCGGGAGACTTCCTGTGCCGATCACCCCGCTAATGCCTGTGTACCCGCGTTGCGGCGTGCGCCCGGTGCGCGGCGAGGGCGTGTATCTGTACGGCGAACAAGGCGAGCAGTATCTCGATTTCGCCAGCGGCATTGCGGTGAATGCGCTAGGCCACGGCCATCCCAAGCTGGTCGAGGCGATCGCCAAGCAAGCGGCGACGCTGATGCACGTGTCGAACCTGTATGGCTCCCCGCAGGGCGAGCATTTCGCGCAGCGGCTGGTCGATGCGAGTTTCGCCGACACGGTGTTCTTCACCAATTCGGGCGCCGAGGCAGTCGAGTGCGCGATCAAGACCGCGCGGCGCTATCATTTCGTCAACGGCAATCCCGAGCGGCATGACTTGATCACGTTCGACACCGCCTTCCATGGCCGGACGCTCGGCACGATCAGCGCGACCAACCAGGCGAAGATGCGCGACGGGTTCGAGCCGCTGCTGCCGGGCTTCAAATATGCGCAGTTCAACGATCTGGCCGGGGCGCTGGCGCTGATCGACGAACATACCGCCGGCTTCCTGGTCGAGCCGATCCAGGGCGAGGGCGGTATCCGCCCGGCGAGCCAGGAGTTCCTCGAAGGGCTGCGCAAGGCGTGCGACGAGTATGGCTTGTTGCTGGTGCTGGACGAGGTGCAGGCAGGCTATGGCCGGACCGGCAAATTGTTCGCGCACGAGCTGTACGGCGTGACGCCGGACATCATCGCGGTGGCCAAGGGCATTGGCGGCGGCTTTCCGCTCGGCGCCTGCCTTGCCACCGAAGAAGCGGCCAAGGGCATGGTGTTCGGCACGCATGGCTCCACCTATGGCGGCAATCCGCTGGCAATGGCGGCGGGCGAGGCAG contains:
- a CDS encoding aspartate aminotransferase family protein, with amino-acid sequence MPVYPRCGVRPVRGEGVYLYGEQGEQYLDFASGIAVNALGHGHPKLVEAIAKQAATLMHVSNLYGSPQGEHFAQRLVDASFADTVFFTNSGAEAVECAIKTARRYHFVNGNPERHDLITFDTAFHGRTLGTISATNQAKMRDGFEPLLPGFKYAQFNDLAGALALIDEHTAGFLVEPIQGEGGIRPASQEFLEGLRKACDEYGLLLVLDEVQAGYGRTGKLFAHELYGVTPDIIAVAKGIGGGFPLGACLATEEAAKGMVFGTHGSTYGGNPLAMAAGEAVLDVILEEGFLENVTMMGARLRQSLEQMIPNHDAVFDSVRGHGLMLGLKLKDAVISRDFVAHCRDHHGLLTVAAGENVVRILPPLIIDETHIAEFVEKMSEAARVFVPAMDE